The DNA segment tagttagagtaaccccaatgtattttatatcatttatggctattatgaagggtcatgtatctctgatttccttcttagcctatttatctattgtatataggaggactactgatttttttttagttgatcttgtatcctgctatgttgctgaaggtgtttataagctgtatcagttccttggttgaatttttggggttactcatgtatactatcatgtcatctttaaatagggaaatcttgacttcttcctttccaatttgtacccccttaatctccttgtgctgtcttattgttctggctagaacttcaagtactatattgaataagtatgggaagagggaacagccttgccttgttcctgattttagtggtattgctttgagtttctctccatttaatttgatgttggctgttggcttgctgtagattgcctttattatgtttaggcatgttccctgtattcctgatcattccaaggcctttatcatgaaggggtgttggattttgtcaaatgccttttctgcatctggtgagatgatcatgtggttttttttctttgagcttgtttatatggtgtattacattgacggacttttgtatgttggaccacccttgcatgcctgggatgaagcctacttgatcatggtggataattgttttgatgtgttcttggagtctgtttgccagtattttattgagtatttttcatcaatgttcatgagggaaatcggtctatagttctctttgcttgtttcatctttgtttggtttaggaatcagggtaattgtagccccaTAGAAGGATTTTgctaatattccttctgcttctattgtgtggaacaatttaaagagtattgttgttaagtcttctttgaagatctggtaaaattcttcagtgaaaccatctggtcctgggctttttttggttgggagacttttattgattgattctatttccttaggggttattaaactatttaaatggttcatctggtcttgatttaatttaggtatgtggtacctatccaggaaattatccatttcttttagattttccagttttgtggagtagaggtttttgaagtatgacctgatgattctctggatttcctcattgtctgttgttatgtcccccttttcatttctgattttgttaatttggattctctctctctctctctctctctctctctctctctctctctgtcggTTAGTTTCGATAAGGgcttgtatattttttattttatcaaagaaccaattctttgtttcattaatcctttgtattgttctctttatttctattttattgatttcagctctcaatttgataatttcctggcatctgttcctcctgggagactttgcttcttcctgttcaagggctttcaggtgtgctgtcaagtcactagtgtgagatttctccagcttctttatgtgtgcatttagtgccatgaatttccctcttagcattgctttcataatgtcccataagtctgggtatgttgtgtattcattttattttcattgatttctaggaagtctttaatttctttatttatttcttccttaacccattggtgattcagttgagcattattcagttctcacgagattgtaggatttctgtagttttttctgttgttgaaatctaactttaaaccatggtggtctgatagaacacaggaggttattccaattgttttgtatctgttgaaatttgctttgtggccaagtatgtggttgattttcgagaaagttccatggagtgctgagaagaaggtatattcttttttgttcgggtggaatgttctgtagatattaagtccatttgagtcataacatcagttaagaccattatgtctctattaagtttcaatttggccaatatgtccagaggtgaaagtggggtgttgaagtctcccattattaatttgtggggttttatatgtgatttaagctttagtaatgtttcttttacatatgtcggtgcccttgtgtttggggcataaatgttcataattgagacttcatcttggtggatctttcctgcaatatatatgtaatgtccttcatcatctcttttgattgattttagtttgaagtctattttgctggatattaggatggctacaccagcttgcttcttaagaccatttgattggaaagtcttttcccagccttttattcttaggaggtgtctgtctttgaatttgaggtgtgtttcttgtatgcagcagaaagatgggtcctgtttttgtatccattctgttagtctgtttctttttatgggtgaattaagtccattgatatcaagggatattaatgaccagtgattgttcattcttgttattatttttatttttggtggtagtgtgtgtgtacttctcttctttggggtttacttctgtggtgttatctattgcctgtgttttcatgggtgtatctgccttacttaggttggaattttccttctagtgctttctgtagggctgggtttgtggataagtattatttaagtctggtttttgtcttggaaggtcttgttcactccatctatgatcttgttaaatatattttctgtgcctttgagttggtattcttctccttcctctatccctatttttcctaggtttggtcttttcatggtgtcccaaatttcttggacgttttgggtcatgactttgttggttttagtgttttctttgactgatgaatctatttcttctaatgtatcttcaacatcagagatcctctcttccatctcttgcattctgttggttattcttgcctctgaagttcctgtttgtttactcagattttctatttccagtgttCCTTCTGCTAgcgtcttcttcattttttctatttcactcttcaggtcttggactttttctcttgctttttcatgattttctttcagggacttattgttttcttctgctttaattgtcctttcctgtacctttttatagcattcttcccattttttgtttgtctgttcctccactttatttttgatttcttctatataaggctctagcctcttcatgttgttacttataaggttgttttcttcttcttctttcattccataatgttcaggtctagctgttggagtagggctaggttttggtgatgctgttgtattgctcttcattttgttgtatgtacttttgccttgatgtctgcccatctcctagtgggttcattcttggtcttatcagtgtacttggtccagacagagctaacagatttaggaagcctctctctggtccagatgggagctctggtccagatgagagtgctggctggataggagctggggcctggacactgagtctcaggaagtccctggggtctccttatcttgtcccgatgggagctcctcttgtccaggtgtggggtggatgggagctggaggctctctggtccagatgggagttccggggcaggatggaatgctggacactggcctctaagtctctggaactggctggggtctccagcagatgggtgtgggggcaaggcattgaggttgtagtgttcaCCAGAggttttctctggtccagatgggagttccggggcagatgggagctgggggctggtctgtgAGTCCTAGGAAGTGCTGGGAtgttgggcaaatgggtgtgggggcagggtgtggagactgcagggtctgcctgcagtcttggaaaaggggagccttcccacagggcctgccaattggctggaaactggggccaagtgggtcaggtcctctgggagtggcctgtgtccagcagtgggactcATGGGCggctgcctctctgactataaccccaggcactcacctctggtccagatgggagttccagggtgaatgggagctggggcctggtctctgagtctcaggaggtgcctggggtctagggcaaatgggtgtgggggcagggtatggagactgcagggtctgcctgccaTCTTGGAAAAGGGCTACAAACTTTTTTTATTCCAACTTCACAAGTCTCTGTAATCCTTCCCAGTcacaagacattttaaatgttcaatatTCAAATCTCCTCTGAGACTCAAGACAAAACTTAATTGTATCctctctaaattaaaaaaaaatgacatactTCTCACataaaatggcacagaatatacattaccatcccCACAGTAATAAAGAGGGGCATAGTGTAGAAATATTGGAAAAAACAAGACTAAAATTTAGCAGGGGAAACACTAAATCCTATAGTCAGTGGGCTAAGATGGCTTTTTCTTTACAGCTTTGATGGCTGCATCACACTTCTCTTTTGAGTTatttccactctctctctctatagCTTCCTTGGCAGATGTCTCATGGTTCTGGCATTTTCAACTTCCTGAGAGGTCTGCAACACATCCCTGCCTGATTCACTTTCACAGACTCACCTAATGGCCTTTCAGAATCTTCATGCAGGGTTTTCCCTGCTACAGGCCTGGCCTCAATGATTGTCCTTAACTGTAGAAGAAGATTCAACAACCCTTTATTCATGTATCTTTTATGAGTCTAAAACCAGGAACACATGGATATAATTGTCAAGTTTGCCTGCCCTCTTGAGGTAGAGACAGGCTCCCTACATTTGCAGAAGCTTTCCTTTGTTGATGTTTTCAGGAGCAGAAATTTCTCTGCTTTGGTTTTGCGTTAGAAGTTTATCTGGGTGGGGTTTGCTTTGAGGGTACACCTTCCTTTATTCCACTTTGGATctggcttttctttaatcttttcatCTCTCTCAGTGCACACCTAGGCTCCACTATTAAATTTCCTGGTGCTTCTTCTTTTCATACTGaacattttgaatttctttttgacctgcttgttctttttcattgtaaACCTGCATAAGTGTGATTTCTAATAATCACAAAATACAGACAATAAAGCTTGTCTTGAAATCTCTTCCACCAAGGAAATTAATCTAATACTTTTCAATAAAGCCTCAGACAGATTTTTTGGACTAGGGTAGAAAGCAGCCACCTTCTATCCCAACTATCATACATTTTTTCAGTTGactattcaatttttttttgcatggcaggtttttttcttggtctttaatttctgcatttctttattcataCACTTCAACAATAGCTATCCATCTTATATTTGATAATGTCTTTAAATGTTGACATATATTTTGtctattacattttcatttataccCATGAAATATATTGAGgggtttttttactttttattatgtcTTTTCTGATTTTCGTTTAGATATGACACCTTTTCCTCATATCATAACAAGATGCCATCTTGTACTTTTGTTCCCCATAGCCATGGCAACTATAGCAAAACAATATAGTGATACCCAGGTCTGTAGTAATGGTAATAGAACACTATGCTACCTAGGAAGGGCCAGGAGTCCCTTGCCTCAAGTTCCTGATACTCAAGCTTCAATTCAACCAGCTTCAAGAGATCTAGGGATATTCTAGACTATATGCAGAAAATGAAGGGATTAAAAGTAGAATTTGATGTAGATTACATTAGGTTACCATTCATGAGAGGGTGGAACATTGTGGTGATGAAACTGCTTAAGGGTCACTCACATTCCTGTAATCAGTATTCTATAGGAATGTCCAATAAACACATCATTCTCAAGTTGGGCTTTGAAAAAATTGTCTCTATTTGGTATACCAGGTAATTAGAGAATCATTTATATCTCCTCACAAAATGTCAACACAACAGGTACCAGGATAATACTGTGTTCACATAATTAAATTCTTAatgttccttccttttctatGTGTGGAACACTTAAAAAGTTCAGTTGTGCTCTGGACCGGCCCAGAATGGGGCAGCCCATGCTGAGCTCCTGTCGGGACCGAGAAATGAGCTGCACAACTGAGAAGGCCCTTGCTGATGCCAAAGTCCTTGTCGAAAGATTGCGAGACCATGATGATGCGGCAGAGTCTCTCATCGAGCAGACCATGGCCCTCAGCAAGCGAGTGGAAGCAGTGAAGCAGTATCAGGAAGAAATCCAAGAACTTAATGAAGTTGCAAGACATTGGCCAAGGTCCACACTAGTTATGGGAATCCAGCAAGAAAACAGACAGATCAGAAAATTGCAGCAAGAGAACAAAGAACTGCAAACATCTTTGGAAGAACACCAGTCTGTCTTGGAACTGATAATGAGCAAGTGTAGAGAGCAAATGTTCCAGTTGCTAATGGCTAGCAAGAGAGATGACCAGGGTATAATAATAAAGTTCAAGGAACAACACTCAAAGGAGCTGCAAGCACATGTGGACCCGATCCCAGAGATGGCAGCAGTGATGAGAAAGGCCATTGAAATAGACGAACAGCAGGGTTGCAAGGAACAGGAGCGAATATTTCAACttgaacaagaaaacaaaggcttGCTAGAGATCCTTCAAATAACTTGAGAGTCCTTTCTAAACCTGCGAAAGGATGATGCATCAGAGAGTACATCTTTATCTGCATTAGTAACTAACAGTGACCTGAGTCCGAGGAAGAGCTGCGTGGCTTTCAGCATGGTCACTAGGATGGGCCCAGAAGTCAGTGGATAAATGAACATaattatagttagagttttcctgcctggcccacagtcaggacaaatctctctcacccgccaggcccatagacctcagaaccaaccaagtaaacaaacagcaacttacattgtttacaaactgtatggcactggcaggcttcttgttatctacttcttctatcttaaattaacccatttctattaatctatctatactttgccacgtggcttatggctcaccagtgtctttacatgttgcttgtcatggcggccgctggcggtgtctctcctcccccagacttccacttcccagaattctcttctctcttgtcccacctatacttcctgcctggctactggccaaacaacattttatttatacagagctatatccacagcacataacCCCAACTTCAATCAGCCTTTTTTCCTCTATAGTATGTCCAAGTACACTGGCAAAGAGACAGAACAGAAGAATGTATAATCAGTGGTCATAAACTAGAttgcaaaatataaaagaaagtagAAGCTGAGCCACGGAGTGAACAGTGAGTCTTCACGGTGCTGCTGAGCACTGCAGTTTCAGAAGTGCTGTTGGCTTCCTGGATGATACATGGGCCACCCTGAATACTTGCAATAAATGTTTGGAAATCCTAAAT comes from the Onychomys torridus chromosome 19, mOncTor1.1, whole genome shotgun sequence genome and includes:
- the LOC118570715 gene encoding FGFR1 oncogene partner 2 homolog, whose product is MSCTTEKALADAKVLVERLRDHDDAAESLIEQTMALSKRVEAVKQYQEEIQELNEVARHWPRSTLVMGIQQENRQIRKLQQENKELQTSLEEHQSVLELIMSKCREQMFQLLMASKRDDQGIIIKFKEQHSKELQAHVDPIPEMAAVMRKAIEIDEQQGCKEQERIFQLEQENKGLLEILQIT